From Juglans regia cultivar Chandler chromosome 9, Walnut 2.0, whole genome shotgun sequence:
GGTAGAAATAATTGtacatcatcttttttttttcttttttttcttttttttataagtaagcgatagtattaataagaataggcataacccaagtacacaagatggtatacatgAGGTAACGCCTatctaggaagaagaaaaggaaagaattgTATATCATTCTAGTTGCTGTTACCTGAAGTTTAGTGATCGTATGGATGATGCAGGTCGGAGAAGGAGATGAATCGTCGCAAGGACATGCTTGCAAATCTGAGATCAAAAGTTAACCAGATGGCTTTGGCATTAAACATGTCAAACTTTGCAAACAGGGACAGCCTGCTTGGCCCAGAAATAAAGCCAGCTGATGTCACAACCAGAGCAGCTGGTTTGGAAAACTCTGGTGTTGTTGGGCTTCAACGACAAATTATGAAAGGCAAGttgctaattattttttagacaAATACTTATCTTTGTTGTATAATAGTATTGCCTATGTTTCTGCAATatttgtgtacttgggcaacaCCTGTTTActtgtttcaataaaattatattttacttgtaaaaaaaatgtgtctGCAATATTGATCTTTGTGTGGTATGCTTTTAAAGCAGAGCAAGATGAGGGTCTTGGGAAGTTGGAGGATACTGTCGTAAGTACAAAACATATTGCATTGGCAGTCAATGAAGAACTTGAGCTACACACTAGGCTGATTGTATGTGCTTTCTCCTGCCTTACTGACTTCCTAAGTTGCTAgcctttaattttttcacatttgAGTGCCATTTAAAACTTAGTGATAAATATGTTGCTGTGAGTTTTACAATTTCTTGCTCTTCCATTTTGCAGGATGATTTGGATGAACGTGTGGACATTACGGACAGCAGGTTACGGGTAATACACTCACTACTTCTAACCAGCACCAAATCCATTGACCTTGTAGCTTAGTGGCACCGGCACCCATACTTGGGTGCCATAACCGGGGTTCAACCCCCATATCGTCCAGTTGCCCAAGGGGGGAAAAAGTAGCACCAAAAATCTTGTTGAGCAAGTCATGAGATTGtgaaatatacataaaataaaataagccccATAACTGCTATCTTCATTATTGTAGATGGCACCATACGATAATAGATTTACCACAATCcagttctctctctccatatatatatatatagaaaaattgtatttatcattctctacaccacacatcaacatgtgatttattatttttgcccttctatttaaacatacatTGATGTGTAACTATGTGTGTCTAAATAGAAGgacaaaaatgtaaaatcacatattagtATGTGGTGTAGGGATGATAAATAGcatctctcatatatatatatagacacacacacacacacacacacacatatatatatatatatatatatattttaccgTTCGATGCGGTGGGATTTTAACTGTTTCGTTTGGGATCTCTTATATTGTCAAAACAGCGGGTGCAGAAGCATTTGGCGATTTTGAATAAGCGCACTAAGGGTGGTTGCTCTTGCATGGGTTTGCTCTTATCAGTTATTGGGATCGTGGTTCTAGTTGCTGTCATATGGttgttgataaaatatttgtaattgcaACAATGGCAAACCCCACCATCTGTGTGTGCCTGTATCTTTGTGTGAATGGAGCTTTCTTGTTTCCCATCATGTTATAACAATACATGTGGGTTTCTTGTCTTCTTTGGGTGCTTTGTTTGTGTCACGAAATTTCTGAGGTGTCGAGATACTTTGTAAATTGCGCTTGTTAATCGGCATATTTAAATATCTATATTTTCTTCCTCTTGCTTTGCCGGAGTAATTTTTCTCGTCAATTCAAGTTTTAACTTCTCCATTGCTTTGCTTTCGACATTCAATAATGTGTTGATAAATCAAATGCATCCAACAATATGGTTTCAACAAGTTAGTATTTCAAGAACGAGTAGATCTTATGGGATCTTGCTTATGGATCTTGCTTATGTTCTCCGACCACTTTTAAGTCATAGGATAATGAGATGACTCCAATTTCATTCCCAATGCATAGATGCACAACAGGAACCGGGGGGCATGTAAAACTGCACAGTTCCGACTGTAGTTCGTCGGAAAAATGCgatcttaaaatattttccgaGTTTTCACAGGTATAAcggttaaatattaaattatcatgCTTCTTTTTGTTGTAGCTATTTTACGTTGACTTATTGGGTGCCTGACAGCCTGTGACCATTATACAGACCAAATGGTTTAATTGTTGGTATGTTTTTTGTAGGATTCTAGATTGGACTTTTTTGTTCAAACAGTTAACAGAAACCAAAAGATTTCAACCGACATTG
This genomic window contains:
- the LOC108994099 gene encoding syntaxin-52-like, which codes for MASSADSWMKEYNEALKLADDINGMISDRSSFPASGPDAQRHASAMRRKITILGTRLDSLQSLLLKLPGKHPVSEKEMNRRKDMLANLRSKVNQMALALNMSNFANRDSLLGPEIKPADVTTRAAGLENSGVVGLQRQIMKEQDEGLGKLEDTVVSTKHIALAVNEELELHTRLIDDLDERVDITDSRLRRVQKHLAILNKRTKGGCSCMGLLLSVIGIVVLVAVIWLLIKYL